A single window of Caldicellulosiruptor bescii DSM 6725 DNA harbors:
- a CDS encoding DUF3780 domain-containing protein produces MSKSKKKDAAASIGFGYVPSETQHHFMVVIPQGKNETVKVYERFIWQEGKEAQDIDENSPLHNQLKVIVPKWLWQRVAPYIAQEFNFRLEKEGFKKSKWKVGQNPVHRLLGKELVVLLWALEDCTDDSQVPVAIVNWQGLRPEERWWLYGVTNAATGRVNDRKGWRMALKYALLDNPVSQKQIKQLDFESIKEQKVIYEE; encoded by the coding sequence ATGAGTAAATCTAAAAAGAAAGACGCTGCAGCCTCAATTGGCTTTGGATATGTACCATCTGAGACGCAGCACCATTTTATGGTGGTAATTCCTCAAGGGAAGAACGAGACAGTAAAGGTGTATGAAAGATTTATATGGCAAGAGGGGAAGGAAGCACAAGATATTGATGAGAACAGTCCTCTTCACAACCAGCTCAAAGTAATTGTTCCTAAATGGCTGTGGCAAAGAGTTGCACCGTATATTGCACAGGAGTTCAATTTTCGGCTTGAAAAGGAGGGTTTTAAGAAATCTAAGTGGAAAGTTGGGCAAAATCCCGTTCACAGACTTTTGGGGAAAGAACTTGTGGTTTTGCTCTGGGCACTGGAAGATTGCACTGATGATTCGCAGGTGCCTGTTGCAATTGTCAACTGGCAAGGTTTGCGACCAGAAGAGAGATGGTGGTTGTATGGTGTTACAAATGCTGCAACAGGCAGGGTAAATGACAGAAAAGGTTGGAGAATGGCACTAAAATATGCTTTGCTTGATAATCCAGTAAGTCAAAAACAAATTAAACAGCTTGACTTTGAAAGCATCAAAGAACAAAAAGTTATATATGAAGAGTAA
- a CDS encoding DUF499 domain-containing protein, whose amino-acid sequence MKTLFELCKPRDDVFTTRSSEDVQEISDLLSDKIKPEKFFEQTYITNGMRRLFDVAFKRFSGIDDEQGVIVLRQAMGGGKTHNMIALGLLAKYPEIRKKILGDDYPYMYTGRIRLAVFTGRWTNSIPWVEIANQLGKQEVLNKSLQNHMFAPGDREWTELLAGDPLLILLDELPLYLEYVQSIPVGESNFGKVVSIGLSNLFNAIQKKELSNVMVVVADLQAAYEQGGKLLQSALATELDKEATRVASSIQPVDMVTNDVYCILRKRFFKEYPQNPENDPDVEEIAKAYKEVIEEGNRKGQTTVEPERIYTEIKRTYPFHPAIMELVSRFRENVNFQQTRGLIRLMRHYIRYLYSEEGKLAKQKYLIEPYDFDLSDYNTREEIINIKQSLENAIMHDVYSTAHITTAKAIDQKYNTNLASEVAKLILLSSLSEITKSPLGLTTSELFAYMSSPNKDLSSLANIIEEFKQNSLHTRIDANDRIYITPMENVVARMRKFKSMYTLDEAEAVLERLLYEYFSPRNLNCYQKVYQKIVALPNDISKINVDMNNVTLIISKPYDSKGSLNPALIGFWQNQTYKNRLLFLTGSTTMYNTLLEKIREYMCWENVLNELRKEGVPETDTEYQRAENEQSKMKTAVLEVLRETFNKIYYPQRPYTKQNAELISEDLKYLPASENSDSQGSKGIDRVRALLGNNRDGEIVIQKVLLNKKYIEVNDIDEFREKVENLLFTRESMSWSEIVERAARDARWFWHPPEALENLKREMLSKGLWKESGGIVLRGEAAKDKTTVKVQFVSPDFDTGEVVLKLIPMFGDVVHYEEGDKEVSENSPVVPNINEFRTKAVKLSFLCIDSTGYHPKGDVVKYECEILLDDNIRFCDQEGRAHIKIRTAPQATVKYTTDGSNPRYNGKVAENGDITIPDNTRVINVVAEKDGVFSEIKNIPVRRDVTGNIVIKQIELDYTKPVKLKLSGSKKILIFSIEELQREIELLKNYKGKFVAYSLDIYRDDDNYIVLTCKKPQGVELSEIFTHIEKVKTDFYNDGIQNVRAVITELLFEDAKDFEEWIKQKGKTLHDFKEAITQNE is encoded by the coding sequence ATGAAAACTCTTTTCGAGCTTTGTAAACCCAGGGATGATGTGTTCACAACAAGAAGCTCAGAAGATGTTCAGGAAATCTCAGACCTTCTTTCTGACAAAATCAAGCCGGAAAAGTTTTTTGAACAAACATACATAACAAACGGTATGAGAAGATTATTTGATGTTGCATTCAAAAGATTTAGTGGAATTGATGATGAACAAGGTGTAATTGTTCTGCGACAGGCAATGGGTGGTGGCAAGACCCATAACATGATTGCTTTGGGGCTTTTGGCAAAGTATCCGGAAATCAGAAAAAAGATTTTAGGTGATGATTATCCATATATGTACACAGGTAGAATAAGACTTGCAGTATTTACTGGAAGATGGACAAATTCAATCCCATGGGTAGAAATAGCGAACCAGCTTGGCAAGCAAGAGGTTTTGAACAAGTCCCTTCAAAATCATATGTTTGCACCTGGCGATAGAGAGTGGACAGAGCTATTAGCAGGGGACCCGCTTTTGATACTGCTTGATGAGCTTCCGCTATATCTTGAGTATGTCCAGAGTATTCCAGTTGGTGAGAGTAACTTTGGAAAGGTTGTTTCAATTGGGCTTTCGAATCTTTTCAATGCAATCCAGAAAAAAGAGCTTTCAAACGTAATGGTGGTTGTGGCAGACCTTCAAGCAGCGTATGAGCAAGGAGGGAAACTTTTACAAAGTGCTTTAGCAACAGAGCTTGACAAAGAAGCAACCCGTGTTGCCTCTTCTATCCAGCCGGTTGATATGGTCACAAATGATGTATACTGTATTTTGAGAAAAAGATTTTTCAAAGAGTATCCTCAAAACCCTGAAAATGACCCAGATGTAGAAGAGATTGCAAAAGCCTACAAAGAGGTTATTGAAGAAGGTAATAGAAAAGGACAGACTACAGTTGAGCCAGAGCGAATTTACACTGAGATTAAGAGAACATATCCGTTTCATCCTGCAATAATGGAGCTTGTTAGCAGATTCAGGGAAAATGTCAATTTCCAGCAAACACGAGGACTTATTCGTCTTATGAGGCACTACATAAGATATCTTTACAGTGAAGAAGGGAAACTTGCAAAGCAGAAGTATTTAATTGAACCATACGACTTTGACCTGAGCGATTACAACACGCGCGAAGAGATTATAAATATAAAGCAGAGTTTAGAAAATGCCATTATGCACGATGTTTATTCAACAGCTCATATTACAACTGCAAAGGCTATTGACCAAAAGTACAATACTAACTTAGCAAGTGAAGTTGCAAAATTGATTTTGCTGTCTTCGCTGTCTGAAATTACAAAATCTCCATTAGGTCTTACAACAAGTGAGCTTTTTGCATATATGAGCTCTCCAAACAAAGATTTAAGCAGTCTTGCGAACATAATTGAAGAATTTAAGCAAAATTCATTACATACAAGAATTGATGCAAATGACAGAATATATATTACACCAATGGAAAATGTAGTTGCGCGCATGAGAAAATTCAAAAGTATGTATACATTAGATGAAGCGGAGGCAGTGTTAGAGAGGCTTCTTTATGAATATTTTTCACCAAGGAATCTAAACTGCTATCAGAAGGTGTACCAAAAGATTGTCGCTTTGCCAAATGACATATCAAAAATCAATGTGGATATGAACAATGTAACGCTAATTATTTCAAAGCCTTATGACTCAAAAGGGTCTCTTAACCCAGCACTGATTGGTTTTTGGCAAAATCAAACTTACAAAAATAGACTTCTCTTTTTAACAGGTTCTACTACCATGTATAATACGCTTTTAGAGAAAATAAGAGAGTATATGTGTTGGGAAAACGTGCTAAATGAGCTCAGAAAAGAGGGTGTTCCAGAGACTGACACAGAATATCAACGAGCAGAAAATGAACAGAGCAAGATGAAAACTGCAGTTTTAGAAGTCTTGAGAGAGACTTTTAACAAGATTTACTATCCACAGAGGCCATATACTAAACAGAACGCTGAACTTATTTCTGAAGATTTAAAATATCTGCCAGCGAGTGAAAATAGTGATTCTCAAGGTTCAAAAGGGATAGACAGAGTTAGAGCTCTTCTTGGCAACAACCGAGATGGAGAGATTGTCATTCAAAAAGTGTTGCTTAACAAAAAGTATATAGAAGTAAATGACATTGATGAATTTCGCGAAAAGGTAGAGAATTTGCTCTTCACAAGAGAGTCAATGTCTTGGTCCGAGATTGTTGAAAGAGCAGCGCGAGATGCAAGGTGGTTTTGGCATCCACCAGAGGCCCTGGAGAATTTAAAGCGCGAGATGCTTTCAAAAGGTTTGTGGAAAGAAAGTGGAGGGATTGTTTTAAGAGGTGAGGCAGCAAAGGACAAAACAACAGTAAAAGTTCAGTTTGTATCCCCTGACTTTGACACAGGCGAGGTAGTTTTAAAGCTCATACCAATGTTTGGTGATGTTGTACATTATGAAGAGGGTGATAAGGAGGTATCAGAGAACTCACCGGTTGTGCCAAATATTAATGAGTTCAGGACAAAAGCAGTAAAGCTCAGTTTCCTTTGCATTGATTCAACAGGGTATCATCCAAAAGGTGATGTTGTAAAATATGAATGTGAAATTTTACTTGATGACAATATAAGATTTTGCGACCAAGAAGGCAGAGCTCACATAAAAATAAGAACAGCTCCGCAGGCAACTGTAAAGTATACAACAGATGGTTCAAACCCGCGCTATAATGGCAAAGTTGCCGAAAATGGTGATATTACAATTCCAGATAATACAAGGGTAATTAATGTGGTTGCAGAAAAAGATGGTGTTTTTTCAGAGATAAAAAATATTCCTGTGAGAAGAGATGTTACAGGAAACATAGTAATTAAGCAAATAGAACTTGATTATACAAAACCGGTTAAATTAAAACTTTCAGGTAGCAAGAAAATTCTGATTTTTAGTATAGAAGAACTTCAAAGAGAAATTGAACTATTGAAAAATTACAAAGGAAAGTTTGTTGCCTATTCTCTTGATATTTATAGAGATGATGATAACTATATTGTCCTGACATGTAAAAAGCCACAAGGGGTAGAACTAAGCGAGATTTTTACACATATTGAAAAGGTCAAAACCGACTTCTACAATGATGGGATTCAAAACGTGAGAGCTGTTATTACAGAACTGTTATTTGAAGATGCAAAAGACTTTGAAGAATGGATAAAGCAAAAAGGCAAGACGCTTCATGACTTCAAGGAGGCAATAACACAGAATGAGTAA